Proteins found in one Lycium ferocissimum isolate CSIRO_LF1 chromosome 6, AGI_CSIRO_Lferr_CH_V1, whole genome shotgun sequence genomic segment:
- the LOC132061336 gene encoding cyclin-dependent protein kinase inhibitor SMR6-like produces the protein MGVGEKSNNKPMDGWIIALRRPLKPILTKAFRDEKDEDEEENSTCTTPTSEESRIPRRLTCPPPAPKKRKSSSRCHQLINNGVREFFNPPDLESVFIRRVET, from the coding sequence ATGGGAGTTGGAGAAAAGTCTAATAATAAACCAATGGATGGATGGATTATTGCATTAAGGAGGCCATTGAAGCCCATATTAACTAAGGCATTTAGGGACGAGAAAGATGAGGATGAAGAAGAGAACTCCACATGTACAACACCAACTTCAGAAGAATCAAGAATTCCAAGAAGGTTGACATGTCCACCACCAGCtccaaaaaagagaaaatcttCTTCAAGGTGTCATCAATTGATTAATAATGGTGTTAGGGAGTTTTTTAATCCTCCTGACTTGGAATCTGTTTTCATACGCCGAGTTGAGACTTGA
- the LOC132061335 gene encoding uncharacterized protein LOC132061335 — MEKYEASNIEWQRRIILRQVDKLKSPIGRSRARKLDDALWAYRTTFKTPIGTSPFKLVFAKAYRLPVELEHEYKAMWALKKLNMDWEEVTKLRLFQLNEMDEFRYQAYESKLKSWWSGPFEVVSVSPHGAIELKFEDGTWTFKVNGQRVKHYHGMVDGDRIVDRYRLKHLGTNTDLENPV; from the exons ATGGAGAAGTATGAGGCGTCAAACATAGAGTGGCAACGCCGTATCATCCTTAGACAAGTGGACAAGTTGAAGTCTCCAATCGGGAGATCAAGA GCCCGAAAGCttgatgatgctctatgggcttaTCGGACTACTTTTAAGACTCCGATTGGGACTTCGCCCTTCAAGCTAGTTTTTGCCAAAGCTTATCGCCTGCCAGTTGAACTTGAACATGAGTATAAGGCTATGTGGGCcttaaaaaaattgaacatgGATTGGGAAGAGGTGACCAAACTCAGGTTGTTTCAactcaatgagatggatgaattCCGGTACCAGGCGTATGAAA GCAAGCTAAAATCATGGTGGTCCGGTCCATTTGAGGTGGTAAGTGTTTCACCCCATGGGGCGATTGAACTGAAGTTCGAAGATGGAACTTggacatttaaggtgaacgGGCAGAGGGTAAAGCACTATCATGGAATGGTTGATGGAGATAGAATTGTTGATCGATACCGGTTGAAGCACCTTGGAACGAATACTGATTTGGAGAATCCTGTCTAG